The Georgenia faecalis genome includes a window with the following:
- the rlmB gene encoding 23S rRNA (guanosine(2251)-2'-O)-methyltransferase RlmB — protein sequence MPGNSARRGAVRKAGSKKGAQVGSGGQRRAALEGRGPTPKATERTGHPAAARKAAAERRAQASPKRPSAGRGPRGGSSDRGASEIIAGRNPVVEAVRAGVPIEHVYIATRAEMDDRMREVLRVVTARHLPLLEVTKPELDRLTGDAVHQGLAVAVPPYSYADPEDLLDRAERAGQPPLIVALDGVTDPHNLGAVLRSAGAFGVHGVLVPERRSAGVTGTVWKVSAGAAARVPVARATNLVRALQDYQAAGCFVVGLDGEGPGDVGQLELATEPLVLVIGAEGKGLSRLVRETCDLIAGIPIASTVESLNAAVAAGISLYEVARHRAAATAD from the coding sequence GGGAACTCCGCACGTCGCGGCGCCGTCCGCAAGGCCGGCTCGAAGAAGGGCGCGCAGGTCGGCTCGGGCGGCCAGCGCCGGGCGGCGCTCGAGGGCCGCGGCCCGACGCCCAAGGCCACCGAGCGGACGGGCCACCCGGCGGCCGCCCGCAAGGCCGCCGCCGAACGCCGCGCCCAGGCCAGCCCCAAGCGCCCGAGCGCGGGGCGCGGCCCCCGCGGCGGGTCCAGCGACCGCGGCGCCTCCGAGATCATCGCCGGGCGCAACCCCGTCGTCGAGGCGGTGCGCGCGGGCGTGCCCATCGAGCACGTCTACATCGCCACCCGCGCCGAGATGGACGACCGGATGCGCGAGGTGCTGCGCGTCGTCACCGCCCGCCACCTGCCTCTCCTGGAGGTGACCAAGCCGGAGCTCGACCGCCTCACCGGCGACGCCGTCCACCAGGGCCTGGCCGTCGCCGTCCCGCCGTACTCCTACGCCGATCCCGAGGACCTCCTCGACCGGGCGGAGCGCGCGGGGCAGCCGCCCCTCATCGTCGCGCTCGACGGCGTCACCGACCCGCACAACCTCGGCGCCGTCCTGCGCTCGGCGGGGGCGTTCGGGGTCCACGGCGTCCTCGTGCCCGAGCGGCGCTCCGCCGGCGTGACCGGCACGGTGTGGAAGGTCTCGGCCGGCGCGGCGGCCCGCGTGCCCGTCGCCCGCGCCACCAACCTCGTCCGCGCGCTCCAGGACTACCAGGCGGCCGGCTGCTTCGTCGTCGGCCTCGACGGCGAGGGGCCCGGCGACGTCGGCCAGCTCGAGCTGGCCACCGAGCCGCTCGTCCTCGTCATCGGGGCGGAGGGCAAGGGGCTGTCCCGCCTGGTGCGGGAGACCTGCGACCTCATCGCCGGCATCCCCATCGCCTCGACCGTCGAGTCGCTCAACGCGGCGGTCGCCGCGGGGATCAGCCTGTACGAGGTCGCCCGGCACCGCGCCGCCGCGACCGCGGACTGA
- a CDS encoding alpha,alpha-trehalose-phosphate synthase (UDP-forming) — MPAGEHDLVVVANRLPVDMTVADDGSLSWTRSPGGLVTALAPVMQRNAGAWVGWSGTPDLEHEPFDGEGMRLWPVRLSESEIAAYYEGFSNGTLWPLYHDVIVDPQFHRAWWNAYVSINRRFAAAAAEAVAEGGTVWVHDYQLQLVPAVLRLLRPDVKIGFFNHIPFPPLEIFSQLPWRRQVLEGLLGADLVGFQRESDAKNFLRAVRRLTDLPTRGRVVTIGERWARPARQVRAASFPISIDSTAFDALASSPAVQKRAVEIRKELGDPEVLLLGVDRLDYTKGIRHRLKAFGELLADGRLAAPEATLVQVASPSRERVEQYRQLRDEVEATVGRINGDYGALGRAAVHYMHHSYPMEEMAAMYRAADVMLVTSLRDGMNLVAKEYVAARRDLGGVLVLSEFTGAADELTQALLINPHDIDGTKAAIMRAIAMEPTERRRRMRGLRRRVLDHDVQRWAEDFLTALANPRPHPRPLVEDE; from the coding sequence CTAGTCGTCGTCGCCAACCGCCTTCCCGTCGACATGACGGTGGCGGATGACGGCTCGCTGTCGTGGACCCGCTCCCCCGGTGGCCTCGTCACCGCCCTGGCCCCGGTGATGCAGCGCAACGCCGGCGCGTGGGTGGGCTGGTCCGGCACGCCGGACCTCGAGCACGAGCCCTTCGACGGCGAGGGCATGCGGCTGTGGCCGGTCCGCCTGAGCGAGAGCGAGATCGCCGCCTACTACGAGGGCTTCTCCAACGGGACCCTCTGGCCGCTGTACCACGACGTCATCGTCGACCCCCAGTTCCACCGCGCCTGGTGGAACGCCTACGTGAGCATCAACCGCCGCTTCGCCGCCGCGGCCGCCGAGGCGGTCGCCGAGGGCGGGACCGTGTGGGTGCACGACTACCAGCTCCAGCTCGTCCCCGCGGTGCTCCGCCTCCTGCGGCCGGACGTGAAGATCGGGTTCTTCAACCACATCCCGTTCCCCCCGCTGGAGATCTTCAGCCAGCTGCCGTGGCGCCGCCAGGTCCTCGAGGGTCTCCTCGGCGCCGACCTCGTCGGCTTCCAGCGCGAGTCGGACGCGAAGAACTTCCTCCGCGCGGTCCGCCGCCTCACCGACCTGCCCACCCGCGGGCGGGTGGTGACCATCGGCGAGCGGTGGGCGCGCCCGGCCCGCCAGGTCCGCGCGGCGAGCTTCCCCATCTCCATCGACTCCACCGCCTTCGACGCGCTCGCCAGCTCCCCCGCCGTGCAGAAGCGGGCCGTGGAGATCCGCAAGGAGCTGGGCGACCCGGAGGTCCTCCTCCTCGGCGTCGACCGGCTCGACTACACCAAGGGGATCCGCCACCGGCTCAAGGCGTTCGGCGAGCTCCTCGCCGACGGCCGGCTCGCCGCCCCCGAGGCCACCCTCGTCCAGGTGGCCAGCCCCTCGCGCGAGCGCGTCGAGCAGTACCGCCAGCTCCGCGACGAGGTGGAGGCGACCGTCGGGCGCATCAACGGCGACTACGGGGCGCTGGGCCGCGCCGCCGTGCACTACATGCACCACTCCTACCCGATGGAGGAGATGGCGGCGATGTACCGGGCGGCGGACGTCATGCTCGTCACCTCCCTGCGCGACGGGATGAACCTCGTGGCGAAGGAGTACGTCGCCGCCCGCCGCGACCTCGGGGGCGTCCTCGTCCTCAGCGAGTTCACCGGCGCGGCCGACGAGCTCACCCAGGCGCTCCTCATCAACCCGCACGACATCGACGGGACGAAGGCGGCCATCATGCGGGCGATCGCGATGGAGCCCACCGAGCGCCGGCGCCGCATGCGCGGCCTGCGCCGGCGCGTGCTCGACCACGACGTCCAGCGCTGGGCCGAGGACTTCCTCACCGCCCTCGCCAACCCCCGCCCGCACCCCCGCCCCCTCGTGGAGGACGAATGA
- a CDS encoding DUF4032 domain-containing protein has translation MSHALEITAANLDPALLDLPWEVPLEAWPESVLAALPRGISRHVVRFVRLSGRVVAVKEIGESVAYHEYDQLRQLNRMGAPSVEPLAVITGRRDPHDEPLDSVLVTQHLQFSLPYRAVFSQYLRPDTATRLIDALAVLLVRLHLLGFYWGDVSLSNTLFRRDAGAFAAYLVDAETGEIHPALTDGQRNYDLEIARVNIIGELMDLQAGEMVDEDIDVVAIGARIVERYDDLWTELTEAESFDTGERWRVAARINRLNTLGYDVGELSITTDVDGTSVRIQPKVVDAGHHHRRLMRLTGLDVQENQARRMLNDLDAYRADHDRQGEDEEFVAHDWLAEVFEPTVRAIPRELRGKLEPAEIFHEVLEHRWYMAEKMRQDVPMRDAVASYVESILRHRPDEQAVLGAGLGDTMEMRRPRS, from the coding sequence ATGTCCCACGCCCTAGAGATCACCGCCGCGAACCTCGACCCCGCCCTGCTCGACCTCCCGTGGGAGGTCCCGCTCGAGGCCTGGCCGGAGTCCGTCCTGGCGGCGCTGCCGCGCGGGATCTCGCGGCACGTCGTGCGCTTCGTGCGCCTGTCCGGCCGCGTCGTCGCCGTCAAGGAGATCGGCGAGTCCGTCGCGTACCACGAGTACGACCAGCTCCGGCAGCTCAACCGGATGGGTGCGCCCTCCGTCGAGCCGCTGGCCGTCATCACCGGCCGGCGCGACCCCCACGACGAACCCCTCGACTCCGTGCTTGTCACCCAGCACCTGCAGTTCTCCCTGCCCTACCGCGCGGTGTTCAGCCAGTACCTGCGCCCCGACACCGCGACGCGGCTCATCGACGCCCTCGCCGTGCTCCTCGTGCGCCTGCACCTGCTCGGCTTCTACTGGGGCGACGTGTCCCTGTCGAACACCCTCTTCCGGCGGGACGCCGGCGCCTTCGCCGCGTACCTCGTCGACGCCGAGACCGGCGAGATCCACCCCGCACTCACCGACGGCCAGCGCAACTACGACCTCGAGATCGCGCGGGTGAACATCATCGGCGAGCTCATGGACCTCCAGGCGGGCGAGATGGTCGACGAGGACATCGACGTCGTCGCCATCGGCGCCCGCATCGTCGAGCGCTACGACGACCTGTGGACCGAGCTCACCGAGGCCGAGTCGTTCGACACCGGCGAGCGCTGGCGCGTCGCCGCCCGGATCAACCGGCTCAACACCCTCGGCTACGACGTCGGCGAGCTGTCCATCACCACCGACGTCGACGGCACGTCCGTGCGCATCCAGCCGAAGGTCGTCGACGCCGGGCACCACCACCGCCGCCTCATGCGGCTCACCGGCCTGGACGTCCAGGAGAACCAGGCCCGGCGGATGCTCAACGACCTCGACGCCTACCGCGCCGACCACGACCGGCAGGGCGAGGACGAGGAGTTCGTCGCGCACGACTGGCTGGCGGAAGTCTTCGAGCCGACCGTGCGGGCGATCCCCCGGGAGCTGCGCGGCAAGCTCGAGCCGGCGGAGATCTTCCACGAGGTGCTCGAGCACCGCTGGTACATGGCGGAGAAGATGCGCCAGGACGTGCCCATGCGCGACGCCGTGGCCAGCTACGTCGAGAGCATCCTGCGGCACCGCCCGGACGAGCAGGCGGTCCTCGGCGCGGGCCTCGGCGACACGATGGAGATGCGCCGGCCCCGGTCCTGA
- a CDS encoding beta-galactosidase, whose protein sequence is MMWHPHSTLAYGADYNPEQWPEWVVDEDIALMREAHVTMVSLGIFAWGALEPEPGRYTFGWLDRVIDKLHAAGISVDLATGTASPPPWLGARYPETLPVRADGTRLSYGSRQHYCPSSPVYRDAAARLARRMAERYGDHPAVVLWHVNNEYGCHVAECFCDVSAAAFRGWLQGRYPGLSELNHAWGTAFWSQGYSTWGEILPPRETPTFSNPAQLLDWRRFCNAELLACFVREKDVLREVSPHVPVTTNFMGLFGPLDYWEWAEREDVVSNDSYPDPADPYAAREYALQADLMRSLGGGQPFLQMEQTPSAVQWRPRNAAQRPGQLLLWSLQTVARGADGICHFQWRQSVAGAETFHSGMVPHAGTKTRVWREVVGLGEALRRVGPVAGSRVEARAAIVLDWTSLWARHSAVGPVDADPTTALRDWHGAFFEGNVPVDFLAPDADLSGYRLIVLPEVFRVDADLAERLEDAVEAGAHVLVTNLTGVVDHDNQAYLAGYLGPLSSMLGVHVEEFVPLVPRPGPAPDPAAEPISAAATVPATADRVPVASVELGPLAGRTWSERVVVGRGSGVDVVGTFATGDLVGEPALTRRRLGAGTAWYVGTDLDAAGRAALLADLTARAGVRPVLDGVPPGVEAARRGDHLFLLNHGDAPATVPGVSGRDLLTGTDVDGALVLPPRGAAVLA, encoded by the coding sequence ATGATGTGGCACCCGCACTCGACGCTGGCCTACGGCGCCGACTACAACCCGGAGCAGTGGCCGGAGTGGGTGGTCGACGAGGACATCGCGCTCATGCGCGAGGCCCACGTGACGATGGTGAGCCTGGGCATCTTCGCCTGGGGGGCGCTCGAGCCCGAGCCGGGCCGCTACACCTTCGGCTGGCTCGACCGGGTGATCGACAAGCTCCACGCGGCCGGGATCAGCGTGGACCTGGCCACGGGGACCGCCTCGCCCCCGCCGTGGCTCGGGGCGCGCTACCCCGAGACCCTGCCCGTCCGGGCCGACGGCACCCGCCTGTCCTACGGGTCCCGGCAGCACTACTGCCCCAGCTCGCCCGTCTACCGCGACGCCGCCGCGCGGCTCGCGCGCCGGATGGCCGAGCGCTACGGCGACCACCCCGCGGTGGTGCTGTGGCACGTGAACAACGAGTACGGCTGCCACGTCGCCGAGTGCTTCTGCGACGTCTCCGCCGCGGCGTTCCGCGGCTGGCTCCAGGGGCGCTACCCGGGCCTGTCGGAGCTCAACCACGCCTGGGGCACCGCCTTCTGGTCGCAGGGCTACTCCACGTGGGGCGAGATCCTCCCGCCGCGGGAGACCCCCACGTTCTCCAACCCGGCCCAGCTCCTCGACTGGCGGCGGTTCTGCAACGCCGAGCTGCTCGCCTGCTTCGTGCGTGAGAAGGACGTCCTGCGCGAGGTGTCCCCGCACGTGCCGGTGACGACCAACTTCATGGGCCTGTTCGGCCCCCTCGACTACTGGGAGTGGGCCGAGCGGGAGGACGTCGTGAGCAACGACAGCTACCCCGACCCGGCCGACCCCTACGCCGCGCGCGAGTACGCCCTCCAGGCGGACCTCATGCGCTCGCTCGGCGGCGGGCAGCCCTTCCTCCAGATGGAGCAGACGCCGTCGGCGGTCCAGTGGCGCCCGCGCAACGCGGCCCAGCGCCCCGGGCAGCTGCTCCTGTGGTCGCTGCAGACGGTGGCGCGCGGCGCGGACGGGATCTGCCACTTCCAGTGGCGCCAGTCCGTCGCGGGCGCCGAGACGTTCCACTCCGGCATGGTCCCGCACGCGGGCACGAAGACCCGCGTGTGGCGCGAGGTGGTCGGGCTGGGCGAGGCGCTGCGCCGGGTGGGCCCGGTCGCCGGCTCCCGGGTCGAGGCCCGCGCCGCCATCGTCCTGGACTGGACGAGCCTGTGGGCGCGGCACAGCGCCGTCGGGCCCGTCGACGCCGACCCGACCACCGCGCTGCGGGACTGGCACGGGGCCTTCTTCGAGGGCAACGTGCCCGTCGACTTCCTCGCCCCCGACGCCGATCTCAGCGGGTACCGGCTCATCGTCCTGCCGGAGGTCTTCCGGGTGGACGCGGACCTCGCGGAGCGGCTCGAGGACGCCGTCGAGGCCGGCGCCCACGTTCTCGTCACCAACCTCACCGGCGTGGTCGACCATGACAACCAGGCGTACCTCGCCGGGTACCTGGGGCCGTTGTCGAGCATGCTCGGCGTCCACGTCGAGGAGTTCGTCCCCCTGGTGCCGCGGCCCGGGCCGGCGCCCGACCCCGCGGCCGAGCCGATCTCCGCCGCGGCGACCGTCCCGGCCACGGCGGACCGCGTGCCGGTGGCGTCGGTCGAGCTGGGCCCGCTCGCGGGGCGCACGTGGTCCGAGCGCGTCGTCGTCGGGCGCGGTTCCGGCGTCGACGTCGTCGGCACCTTCGCCACGGGAGACCTCGTGGGCGAGCCGGCCCTCACCCGGCGCCGGCTGGGGGCCGGGACCGCCTGGTACGTCGGCACCGACCTCGACGCCGCCGGCCGGGCCGCCCTGCTCGCGGACCTCACCGCCCGCGCGGGGGTGCGTCCGGTGCTCGACGGCGTCCCGCCGGGCGTGGAGGCGGCGCGGCGCGGGGACCACCTGTTCCTGCTCAACCACGGCGACGCGCCGGCCACCGTGCCGGGCGTGAGCGGCCGCGACCTCCTCACGGGGACGGACGTCGACGGCGCCCTGGTGCTCCCCCCACGCGGGGCGGCCGTCCTCGCCTGA
- a CDS encoding ABC transporter ATP-binding protein: MASVTFDNATRVYPGTERPAVDALNLEVADGEFLVLVGPSGCGKSTSLRMLAGLEDVNSGRILIGDRDVTDVQPKDRDIAMVFQNYALYPHMSVADNMGFALKIAGKPKAEIRQRVEEAAKILDLSEYLDRKPKALSGGQRQRVAMGRAIVRQPQVFLMDEPLSNLDAKLRVQTRTQIASLQRRLGVTTVYVTHDQTEALTMGDRIAVLKDGLLQQVGTPRDMYDTPANVFVAGFIGSPAMNLGTFHVRDGAAVLGETRVPLSRATMSALTAADDGQVVIGFRPESLDRVPAGTEGSLPVSVELVEELGSDAFVYGQLAGDRDLAENITSGAGEAQIIVRIDPRDVPAKGDILHVTIRPGEQHTFAANSGKRLPS, encoded by the coding sequence ATGGCTTCAGTCACCTTCGACAACGCCACCCGCGTCTACCCCGGCACCGAACGCCCCGCCGTCGACGCGCTCAACCTCGAGGTCGCCGACGGCGAGTTCCTCGTCCTCGTCGGGCCCTCGGGCTGCGGCAAGTCCACCTCGCTGCGGATGCTCGCGGGCCTCGAGGACGTCAACTCGGGCCGCATCCTCATCGGCGACCGCGACGTCACCGACGTCCAGCCCAAGGACCGGGACATCGCCATGGTGTTCCAGAACTACGCGCTGTACCCGCACATGTCCGTCGCGGACAACATGGGCTTCGCGCTGAAGATCGCCGGCAAGCCCAAGGCCGAGATCCGCCAGCGGGTCGAGGAGGCGGCGAAGATCCTCGACCTCAGCGAGTACCTCGACCGCAAGCCGAAGGCGCTCTCCGGTGGTCAGCGTCAGCGCGTGGCGATGGGCCGCGCGATCGTCCGCCAGCCGCAGGTCTTCCTCATGGACGAGCCGCTGTCGAACCTCGACGCCAAGCTCCGCGTCCAGACCCGCACGCAGATCGCCTCGCTCCAGCGCCGCCTCGGCGTCACGACGGTCTACGTCACGCACGACCAGACCGAGGCCCTCACCATGGGTGACCGGATCGCGGTCCTCAAGGACGGCCTCCTCCAGCAGGTCGGCACCCCCCGGGACATGTACGACACCCCGGCCAACGTCTTCGTCGCCGGCTTCATCGGCTCGCCCGCGATGAACCTCGGCACGTTCCACGTCCGCGACGGCGCCGCCGTCCTGGGCGAGACCCGCGTGCCGCTCAGCCGCGCGACGATGAGCGCCCTCACCGCGGCCGACGACGGCCAGGTCGTCATCGGCTTCCGCCCCGAGTCGCTCGACCGGGTCCCCGCCGGCACCGAGGGCTCGCTCCCGGTGTCCGTGGAGCTCGTCGAGGAGCTCGGCTCCGACGCGTTCGTGTACGGCCAGCTGGCCGGCGACCGCGACCTGGCCGAGAACATCACCTCCGGGGCCGGTGAGGCGCAGATCATCGTCCGCATCGACCCCCGCGACGTGCCCGCCAAGGGTGACATCCTGCACGTCACCATCCGCCCGGGTGAGCAGCACACCTTCGCCGCCAACAGCGGCAAGCGTCTGCCCAGCTGA
- the otsB gene encoding trehalose-phosphatase — protein sequence MTDDPTVTGDAGVPGPGIDVPIFVAHLGEWLDAALRDLAARPRILVALDFDGVLAPLVRDPATSRIVPASVAALAELSELPGVTLALVSGREASGLVSLAEVPEHTHVVGSHGVQRGRVVRSPDGGLALDAEPVALTTEQADLRARVLRDAEELVAQTPEAWVEGKPAAVVVHTRRCTPADGERLRRAVLEGPGALAGLRVQEGKEVIEMAVLHHTKGDAVTDLRAVTGADAVLYAGDDRTDEDAFAVLEPQDVGIKVGDGPTAASHRVADPDELSAVLLRLVELRSPVPADEVG from the coding sequence ATGACCGACGACCCGACCGTGACCGGCGACGCCGGGGTGCCCGGACCGGGGATCGACGTCCCGATCTTCGTCGCCCACCTCGGGGAGTGGCTCGACGCCGCCCTGCGGGACCTCGCGGCCCGGCCGCGGATCCTCGTCGCGCTGGACTTCGACGGCGTCCTGGCGCCGCTGGTCCGCGACCCCGCCACCTCGCGCATCGTGCCGGCGTCGGTGGCGGCCCTGGCCGAGCTCAGCGAGCTGCCGGGGGTGACGCTCGCCCTCGTCTCCGGCCGCGAGGCGTCCGGGCTCGTCTCGCTCGCCGAGGTGCCCGAGCACACCCACGTCGTCGGCAGCCACGGCGTCCAGCGTGGTCGCGTCGTGCGTTCCCCCGACGGCGGGCTCGCGCTCGACGCCGAGCCCGTCGCGCTCACCACGGAGCAGGCGGACCTGCGGGCCCGGGTCCTGCGCGACGCCGAGGAGCTGGTGGCCCAGACCCCCGAGGCCTGGGTCGAGGGGAAGCCGGCCGCCGTCGTCGTCCACACCCGCCGCTGCACGCCGGCCGACGGGGAGCGGCTGCGCCGCGCCGTCCTCGAGGGCCCGGGCGCCCTGGCCGGGCTCCGCGTCCAGGAGGGCAAGGAGGTCATCGAGATGGCCGTCCTCCACCACACCAAGGGCGACGCCGTCACCGACCTGCGCGCGGTGACGGGCGCGGACGCCGTCCTCTACGCCGGCGACGACCGCACCGACGAGGACGCCTTCGCCGTCCTCGAGCCGCAGGACGTCGGGATCAAGGTGGGCGACGGCCCCACCGCGGCGTCCCACCGCGTGGCGGACCCCGACGAGCTCTCCGCCGTCCTCCTGCGCCTCGTCGAGCTCCGCAGCCCGGTTCCCGCGGACGAGGTGGGCTGA